One region of Candidatus Manganitrophus noduliformans genomic DNA includes:
- the scpB gene encoding SMC-Scp complex subunit ScpB, protein MDKILENLLFISSEPISKAQMIEILQLETAQEVEDLDATIARLTKEYENRGLQLVEVAGGYQVMTQAPYSKWIQRLRKMTPIRLSEEARLTLAIIAYRQPITRTAIEEIRGVDCESVLETLRSYNLIHIVGDISGAFLWCTTDRFLQLLHLKNLGDLPAITHQKNRF, encoded by the coding sequence ATGGATAAGATTCTCGAGAATCTCCTTTTTATCTCGTCTGAGCCGATCTCAAAGGCGCAGATGATCGAAATCCTGCAGCTGGAGACTGCGCAGGAGGTCGAAGACCTTGATGCGACGATTGCGAGACTCACGAAAGAATATGAGAACCGCGGGCTGCAACTGGTGGAGGTTGCCGGCGGCTATCAAGTGATGACACAAGCCCCTTATTCGAAGTGGATCCAGCGCCTTCGAAAAATGACGCCGATACGGCTGTCCGAAGAGGCTCGACTGACTCTGGCAATTATCGCTTACAGGCAGCCCATCACCCGAACGGCGATCGAAGAGATCCGTGGTGTCGACTGCGAGAGCGTCTTGGAGACGCTCCGGTCGTATAATTTGATTCATATCGTCGGTGATATCTCAGGCGCTTTTCTTTGGTGCACGACTGATCGATTTCTCCAGCTACTTCACCTAAAGAACCTGGGCGACCTTCCTGCTATTACCCATCAAAAAAACCGATTTTAA
- a CDS encoding AAA family ATPase, whose translation MIDRKESHNYVMSRPEFSEVLGVSQSTAIKWEKAGLSPNTIQWGNSTRRRYNIDHILEARKKFRPLPKREPTTILFWLLKGGVGKTTVSFNLCGALSRAGYRVLAIDLDGQSHLTTCFGIPFADQENLKTLYNLLYGEGDDAATLDDILVELSPTLHLIPSSLDTAAIDLFLIAEKDPERKLHRLRNLIMPLRAKYDFIILDAPPNINFLNLNAIFAADEIVAPMLTDFLSHHSLSLLYDTFDSLTETFRDTGFKLPTIRLLANHFDIRNNLCQESLGKLKTGEFASQLFKTVIRLSTALAESAKNMKPVFTFAPQSNGARDILALSRELTGEKGTEGVNEA comes from the coding sequence ATGATCGATCGAAAAGAGAGTCATAATTACGTTATGTCCCGCCCGGAATTTTCCGAAGTGTTGGGCGTATCGCAAAGTACCGCTATCAAATGGGAAAAGGCCGGCCTCAGTCCGAACACAATCCAATGGGGCAACTCAACCCGACGAAGATACAACATCGATCACATACTGGAGGCGAGGAAAAAGTTTAGACCGCTTCCGAAGCGTGAGCCGACAACCATCCTCTTCTGGCTTCTCAAAGGCGGGGTCGGCAAGACAACCGTTAGCTTCAATTTGTGCGGAGCGCTCTCCCGGGCAGGTTATCGTGTTTTGGCAATTGACCTTGATGGGCAGTCCCACCTGACGACATGCTTCGGGATCCCATTCGCCGATCAAGAAAATCTAAAGACCCTTTACAACCTGCTGTACGGGGAAGGGGACGACGCCGCGACCCTCGATGACATCCTCGTTGAGCTCTCTCCAACGCTTCATCTGATACCCTCCTCCCTTGATACCGCTGCGATCGATCTTTTCTTAATCGCCGAGAAAGATCCCGAAAGGAAACTCCACCGCCTGCGGAACCTCATTATGCCGCTTCGGGCGAAGTACGATTTCATCATTTTAGACGCTCCCCCGAATATCAACTTCCTCAATCTCAACGCGATCTTTGCCGCTGACGAGATAGTCGCCCCGATGCTTACGGACTTTCTCTCGCACCATTCCCTCTCGCTCCTTTACGATACGTTCGACTCACTAACTGAAACATTCCGCGATACCGGGTTTAAACTTCCGACGATCCGGCTCTTGGCCAACCATTTCGATATCCGGAACAACCTCTGCCAAGAATCGCTGGGCAAGCTCAAGACCGGCGAGTTTGCCTCTCAACTCTTCAAGACTGTTATCCGTCTGAGCACCGCTTTGGCCGAGTCAGCAAAGAACATGAAACCTGTATTTACTTTTGCGCCGCAGAGCAATGGCGCAAGAGATATATTGGCATTATCCCGCGAGCTGACAGGCGAGAAGGGGACGGAGGGCGTCAATGAAGCGTAA
- a CDS encoding ParB/RepB/Spo0J family partition protein, translating into MKRNSKDPPDFKTKTAEGPGWQSLERKKQPVRPWTVGVDPPADQKAGSSSQTGTANSFVQVIKIDQIRPDPKQPRRTFSQKAISDLARSIAEVDLLEPILVRPDEAGGFCIIAGERRWRACKSLNHESIKAIVRETTPTEAFKLSIIENLIREQLNIVEKALGFKELLKQKIYPSQSAMASELGLHRTNIVKTLRLLERLHEEAIGYYLDHYDHLTEGHLHAVMRAPIVEQRTILERVKAESWSVQQTRHFVTTNFFPTQRSNNIALKEKQSDWFDLEVRVRPTMRKPELQALIGTLKQTIHKLEALAKNKTEA; encoded by the coding sequence ATGAAGCGTAATTCCAAAGACCCACCAGATTTTAAAACGAAAACGGCTGAAGGTCCTGGATGGCAAAGCCTCGAAAGAAAAAAACAGCCCGTCCGGCCCTGGACAGTAGGCGTTGATCCGCCTGCGGATCAGAAAGCAGGATCTTCTTCCCAAACGGGAACCGCCAACTCCTTCGTTCAGGTTATCAAGATCGATCAAATCCGGCCGGATCCCAAACAACCCAGACGCACCTTTAGTCAGAAGGCGATCTCGGATCTCGCCCGCTCAATCGCCGAAGTCGACCTTCTGGAGCCAATACTCGTGCGACCGGATGAAGCAGGCGGATTCTGCATCATCGCCGGCGAGCGTCGATGGCGCGCATGTAAAAGTCTGAACCACGAATCGATTAAAGCGATCGTTCGGGAGACGACTCCTACGGAAGCTTTCAAACTATCTATTATCGAGAATCTAATCCGGGAACAATTGAACATCGTTGAGAAGGCTCTCGGCTTCAAAGAGCTCCTCAAGCAGAAAATCTATCCAAGTCAATCGGCGATGGCAAGTGAATTGGGTCTTCACCGTACAAACATCGTTAAGACCCTTCGACTTCTCGAACGTCTTCATGAGGAAGCCATCGGGTATTATCTGGATCATTACGACCATCTGACCGAGGGGCATCTACACGCGGTCATGAGGGCTCCAATCGTCGAACAACGAACAATTCTCGAACGAGTAAAGGCGGAGAGTTGGTCGGTTCAGCAGACGCGCCATTTCGTAACGACGAATTTCTTCCCCACACAGAGGTCAAACAATATCGCTTTAAAAGAGAAGCAGTCCGACTGGTTTGATCTGGAGGTCCGTGTCCGCCCCACCATGAGAAAGCCGGAGCTTCAAGCTTTGATCGGGACACTGAAACAGACGATTCACAAATTGGAGGCGCTCGCGAAGAACAAGACGGAGGCGTAG
- a CDS encoding replication initiator protein A — MIETGIIKFSLYQIAEILGLGHGGWTWQRIRKALERMKTTNIHSKQSFYLKGKNVYVDDVFSYIDNVRFYQLGDESRTNNCTCQVKFSKYYIESLKGHYIKPFDFGFYWSLGDPIPKRLYSLFDKRSYTSPTVTFDLIELGKIIPLTKRPPSKIRQCILPGLNLLKERGYLVDYSFRKSVGSKGEALIVRVKGKEDIDPEVKALAESIFEDIVRNIGVEHRSEKFYRRICEKLPRNIIYRALSEVREEEQHGQVQSKIALFTTKIKRFADEADIPIYD, encoded by the coding sequence GTGATTGAGACGGGGATCATTAAATTCTCGCTTTACCAGATCGCAGAGATCCTCGGACTTGGCCATGGCGGCTGGACCTGGCAGCGTATTCGCAAAGCCCTCGAGCGGATGAAAACAACTAACATTCACTCGAAGCAGTCTTTCTATCTGAAGGGGAAAAATGTTTATGTCGATGATGTCTTCTCATACATCGACAACGTCCGATTCTATCAACTCGGCGATGAGAGCCGGACAAATAATTGCACCTGCCAGGTCAAATTCTCCAAATATTACATTGAAAGCTTAAAGGGACATTACATCAAGCCGTTCGATTTTGGTTTTTACTGGTCCCTGGGTGATCCCATTCCGAAGCGCCTGTATTCCCTCTTTGATAAGAGAAGCTACACATCGCCGACCGTAACATTTGACCTGATCGAACTGGGTAAAATAATTCCACTCACCAAGCGCCCTCCTTCAAAAATTCGGCAGTGTATTCTTCCAGGCCTCAATCTCCTTAAAGAGAGAGGATACTTAGTCGACTATTCATTTCGAAAATCGGTCGGGAGCAAGGGCGAGGCGCTGATCGTTCGCGTCAAGGGCAAGGAAGACATTGATCCGGAAGTTAAGGCGTTGGCTGAATCGATCTTCGAAGACATCGTCAGAAATATTGGTGTGGAGCATCGCTCAGAAAAATTCTATCGCCGCATATGTGAGAAATTGCCACGCAATATTATTTATAGAGCCCTTTCCGAAGTTCGGGAGGAAGAACAACACGGTCAGGTTCAATCGAAAATCGCTTTATTCACGACGAAGATAAAAAGATTTGCGGATGAAGCCGATATACCAATCTATGATTGA